Proteins co-encoded in one Oncorhynchus masou masou isolate Uvic2021 chromosome 22, UVic_Omas_1.1, whole genome shotgun sequence genomic window:
- the LOC135508731 gene encoding galanin peptides-like gives MQKSIGVVCISLIFCAALSETIGLVIAAKEKRGWTLNSAGYLLGPRRIDHLIQIKDNPSVRGREELLSQYGIDGHRTLSDKHGLAGKRDMPRDYDFKSGSLRITDEDVLHNVIDFLSYMQLKEIGALDTLPSLLTSEEMSQP, from the exons ATGCAGAAGTCTATTGGAGTAGTTTGCATATCACTAATTTTCTGCGCAGCTCTGTCAGAAACAATTGGATTAGTGATTGCG GCTAAAGAGAAGCGAGGATGGACACTGAACAGTGCTGGCTACCTTTTGGGTCCTC GTCGTATTGATCACCTAATACAGATAAAGGATAATCCCAGCGTAAGGGGGAGAGAAGAACTGCTAAGTCAAT ATGGCATCGACGGTCACCGGACGCTCAGTGACAAGCATGGCCTTGCTGGTAAGAGAGACATGCCCCGGGACTATGACTTCAAATCAG GTTCCTTGAGAATAACAGATGAGGATGTATTACACAATGTCATTGACTTCTTATCATACATGCAACTTAAAG AAATCGGAGCTCTGGATACCCTGCCTTCCTTGCTCACATCAGAAGAGATGAGTCAGCCCTAG